In Candidatus Paceibacterota bacterium, the DNA window TCTTTAGTGGAAGGGAAGTATTTGCTTCAATTTCGGCCTTAAGTATTGTTAGAGCCAGCTTTTTATTCATAAGCATATATTATAGCGTTATGTTGCAAAAAATGGTGAATTATAGTATGCTCACGAGGATTAAATCATATGTCACAGGATCAACTCATAAAATTGTCGTGCGCAACATGCAAGCACACCAACTATTGGAGTCGCAAAAACCGCAAGAAAGTCGAGCGAAAAATCGAGCTTAAAAAGTATTGCAAGTGGTGTAAAAAAGCCACCAAACATAAGGAGTCGAAGAAATAAAAAACAAACCCCAGAAAGGGGTTTGTTTTTTATTTGGCGGGCCCACGGGAATCGGTCACAAGTATTTTTCTGCTGAAAAATCTCGCGACCCCAGCTCGGCACGTCTGCCTCCGCCTTTCGAATCCTCACGCAAGCAAAATGATTTGCTTGCTGTGATCCCTACGTTCACTTTGTTCACAGCGGGCCCACGAGGATTCGAACCTCGGTCAACGGTTTTGGAGACCGTTATTCTACCACTGAACTATAGGCCCAAACGAGGAGCGGGGCGAAATGTGTCTGCGAGCGAGAAAATTTCTGAAAGCTTACTTGCAAGAATTTTTTCGAAAGCGGATAGAAATGGTCTACATTTCATTTCGTCCGAGCGCCAGGCCTACATCTGATTTTGATATAGGCCCAATGCGTAACAGCGAGTATATCAAGTTACAAAAAATGACGCTACTTAAGTTTTAAAAATAGTGATACAAAATTAAACAAAGCCACCTTCTCGGTGGCTTTGTGCGCTTGGGGTGAATTAGTCTTCAACCCCGAAGATCTTGTACGTTGATTCGCGCTGGCTATAGACCAGAGAACCAGGATTCTCGAGCGGGTCTTGAAAAAAGCGAACCCACCCATCAACCTCATCGAGGAAACGGAAAATCACCTCTTCTCCGTCCAGTGCGTCAGACTTGATGGCGATTTGGTTGAAGGCGTCTGGTCCGCTCTCCACTTGCTTGATATCAAGGATTCGCCCTGAATCGAAGAATGTTTCGTCGGGTGTATGGACAAAGACTTTTTGTCCAATTTCAAGACTACTCATTTGAACTCTCCTTAAGTTCTGTGACTATTTCAAGACTACTTTTTCTTGCGAAGTAAGTCAATTTTCAAAAATTTTTCTGCTTCTTTTATAATTTTTGCCTTTTCCATTGGTTTAAACCACTTTATTTCTTTGTCTTTTTTAAACCATGTTGCTTGGCGTTTAGAGTATTGCCAAGTGTCTTTTTCTATACCTTCAAACATTTCTTTTTTTGTAATTTTGTTTTGAAGATAAAGTGCTAAATATTTGTATTCCATACCAAATGCTTCCATTTGTTTCCAAGACAAGCCACACTTGTGAAGATTTTTTGCCTCAGCCACCATACCCTTCTTCATTCGCATGAGTAGGCGAGTGCGTATTTTCTTTTTTAGTATTTCGTCTGGCAAATCAAGCCCAATTTTTAAAACATCCCAACTTGGCGGTCGGACCGCCAAGTGAGGAACTTTACCTAAAGCAGTAGCGATTTCGATGGCACGAACAAGACGGCGGGGATTATTGCGGTCAATTTCTTTTGCGCGCCGAGGGTCTAGCTTTTTTAAAATAACAAAAAGCTGAGCAGTAGTTTTCTTTTCGAGTTTTTCGCGAAGTTTTTTGTTTGGTGGTACTTCCGGTACAACAATATTTTTTAATACCGCATCAATATATAGACCGGTGCCACCGCAGATGACCGGTGTTTTTCCTCGCGAGATTATTTCTCCAAGGGCTCTGTCGGCAAGGCGTTTGTATTCTGAAACAGAAAATTGTTTTTTTGGACTAGCGATATCTAGTAGGTGGTGCGGAATACCCTGCATTTCTTTTCTTGTGATTTTTCCACTACCCAAATCAAACCCGCGGTAGACTTGGCGCGAGTCGGCCGAAATAATCTCACCACCATATTTCTTGGCGAGCATTACTGCTAAGTCGCTTTTACCGGTTGCGGTTTTGCCAATTACGGCAAGAATTCTTGGTTTTTTCGCACTATTTTTCATTAAGCCTAACGCTACCACATTTGTAGTTTTGCGCGATACACACCCCGTGTATATAATGACAGAACACAATTAAAACATTATTAAATTAATTAAAAAACACATGAATCAAGAAATAAAAAATGTTCCGAATGTTGTGTTCAAGACACGCGTTCGCGACGAAAGTGTTGAGGGGCCAAACCCATATCGTTGGAAAGACGTTTCTTCAGACGATATTTTTAAAGGAAAGAAGGTTGTAGTTTTTGCTCTTCCTGGAGCGTTCACACCAACATGTTCTTCTACTCACCTTCCTGGATACGAAGCGGCTTATGATGATTTTAAAGCGCTTGGTATCGATGAGGTTTATTGTCTTTCGGTTAACGACGCCTTTGTTATGTTTCAGTGGGGAAGACATCAAGGTGTAGAAAAAGTGAAGATGCTTCCAGACGGTTCAGGTACTTTTACCGAGGGAATGGGAATGCTTGTAAAAAAAGATAATCTTGGTTTTGGCGATCGTTCTTGGCGTTATAGCATGTACGTTGAAGATGGAGTCGTTAAGAAAATTTTTTCTGAAATGGGACTCTCAGACAATTGCGAGCTAGATCCTTTCGAAGTTTCTGATGCACAAACAATGCTTAACTATTTGAAGGAGAATAAATAGCAAAACGAAAAACCACCCATAAGGGTGGTTTTTTTGTTTTGCTCACTTCGTTCGCTGTGCCGGGAGGGAGAATTGGTCACACATAATTTTCTACTGAAAATTTGCGTGACCTCGCCTCGCGCCGTCGCGCTCCGGCTTTCAATTCTCCCGCCAAAAACTAAAAAACACCCAAACAGGTGTCTTTTAATTTTCGGTGCCGGGAGGGAGAATTGAACTCCCATGGATTGCTCCGCACGATTTTGAGTCGTGTGCGTCTACCAATTCCGCCATCCCGGCATTTACCCTAAAAATAGGATTATCGATATTCTAGGGGACTAGGGAACAAAAATCAATTTTTTAATACAATTTTGTATGATAGAATGCTTAGATAAAGATGGTTATATTTTAACTGTGCTCTAGTTTTTTACATTTTATATTTAATTTATTATGTCCCAATTTCGTAACGACTCAGTTTTTTGGATAGAAGTTGAAAAAATTAAACCAAACCCGTATCAACCACGGCGTGAGTTTGACGAGTTGAAACTAAAAGACCTCTCAGAGTCTATTCGTCAGTACGGAATACTTCAGCCGATTGTCGTTACTCGTCGCGAAGTTGAAAGGGAAGACGGCGGTATTTCCACAGAGTACGAGCTTATCGCCGGCGAACGCCGTTTGCGCGCCGCAAAGATGGCTGGCATTTCTCAAATTCCTTCAGTTATCCGTGCGGTTGAAGACGACGCAAAAACAAAACTTGAACTGGCTATCATTGAAAATCTTCAAAGAGAAGATTTGAATCCGGTTGATCGTGCTGAGGCGTTTGCTCGTCTCCGAGAAGAGTTCAAATATAAGCACGCTGACATTGCGCAGAAGGTTGGCAAGAGTCGCGAATATGTTTCAAACACAATGCGACTCCTTCTTCTCCCAGAGGAAATGAGAATCGGCCTTGCTCAAGGAAAAATTTCCGAAGGAC includes these proteins:
- the miaA gene encoding tRNA (adenosine(37)-N6)-dimethylallyltransferase MiaA, with protein sequence MKNSAKKPRILAVIGKTATGKSDLAVMLAKKYGGEIISADSRQVYRGFDLGSGKITRKEMQGIPHHLLDIASPKKQFSVSEYKRLADRALGEIISRGKTPVICGGTGLYIDAVLKNIVVPEVPPNKKLREKLEKKTTAQLFVILKKLDPRRAKEIDRNNPRRLVRAIEIATALGKVPHLAVRPPSWDVLKIGLDLPDEILKKKIRTRLLMRMKKGMVAEAKNLHKCGLSWKQMEAFGMEYKYLALYLQNKITKKEMFEGIEKDTWQYSKRQATWFKKDKEIKWFKPMEKAKIIKEAEKFLKIDLLRKKK
- a CDS encoding peroxiredoxin, which produces MNQEIKNVPNVVFKTRVRDESVEGPNPYRWKDVSSDDIFKGKKVVVFALPGAFTPTCSSTHLPGYEAAYDDFKALGIDEVYCLSVNDAFVMFQWGRHQGVEKVKMLPDGSGTFTEGMGMLVKKDNLGFGDRSWRYSMYVEDGVVKKIFSEMGLSDNCELDPFEVSDAQTMLNYLKENK
- the rpmG gene encoding 50S ribosomal protein L33, which produces MSQDQLIKLSCATCKHTNYWSRKNRKKVERKIELKKYCKWCKKATKHKESKK
- a CDS encoding ParB/RepB/Spo0J family partition protein, with the translated sequence MSQFRNDSVFWIEVEKIKPNPYQPRREFDELKLKDLSESIRQYGILQPIVVTRREVEREDGGISTEYELIAGERRLRAAKMAGISQIPSVIRAVEDDAKTKLELAIIENLQREDLNPVDRAEAFARLREEFKYKHADIAQKVGKSREYVSNTMRLLLLPEEMRIGLAQGKISEGHTRPILMLVDRPEEQMTLYKEIVFKRITVREAESIARKIAHDRVRKKEIIFDPEALELEGKIAEALGTRVSLEKREVGGKLVIDFYSNDDLRAIFQLLNANKEDRRELLEQFIEGRELENTVNEAEIGVDALLDDRSKDEIQEQQEDDLYYVRNFSL